The following coding sequences lie in one Aquabacterium olei genomic window:
- a CDS encoding ABC transporter permease, with translation MFLFKLLLKNAFRHKLRTLLTMVGLIVAISAFGLLRTIVDAWYAGVDATSSTRLITRSAISVGYPLPLYYAERIRKIEGITDVTWANWFGGIYIDRKNFFARFAVDGPSYFTLYPEYRVSDEHKAAFLADRRGAIVGRKIAQRFGWQVGDTIPLQGNIYPGNWNFTIRGIYTGADARTDETLMLMHWSLLAESVRQRVGSAQANQVGLYVVGIKDPNRAAAISQEIDALFRNSGAETRTETEKSFQLGIVAMSQAVLMAIRAVSFVVVLIIMAVMANTMTMTARERLAEYATLKALGFSPGFVVKLLFGESLMIAAIGGALGIAATFPLASAFLSQTQQLFKVFAVSQETMLIQAGAALVVGLIAAAWPAWKMSRIDIVQGLRHIA, from the coding sequence ATGGTGGGCCTCATCGTGGCCATCAGCGCCTTCGGGCTGTTGCGCACCATTGTCGATGCCTGGTATGCCGGCGTGGATGCCACCTCCAGCACACGCCTCATCACGCGCAGCGCCATCTCGGTGGGCTACCCGCTGCCGCTGTACTACGCCGAACGCATCCGCAAGATCGAGGGCATCACCGACGTGACGTGGGCCAACTGGTTCGGCGGCATCTACATCGACCGCAAGAACTTCTTTGCCCGTTTCGCGGTGGATGGCCCGAGCTACTTCACGCTCTACCCCGAGTACCGCGTCAGCGACGAACACAAGGCAGCCTTCCTCGCCGACCGCCGCGGGGCCATCGTCGGCCGCAAGATCGCGCAGCGCTTCGGCTGGCAGGTGGGCGACACCATCCCGCTGCAGGGCAACATCTACCCGGGCAACTGGAACTTCACGATCCGCGGCATCTACACCGGCGCAGATGCCCGCACCGACGAGACGCTCATGCTGATGCACTGGTCGCTGCTCGCCGAAAGCGTGCGCCAGCGCGTGGGCTCGGCCCAGGCCAACCAGGTCGGCCTGTACGTGGTCGGCATCAAGGACCCGAACCGCGCTGCCGCCATCTCGCAGGAGATCGACGCGCTGTTCCGCAACTCCGGCGCCGAGACCCGCACGGAAACCGAGAAGTCCTTTCAGCTGGGCATCGTGGCCATGAGCCAGGCGGTGCTGATGGCGATCCGTGCGGTCAGTTTCGTCGTCGTGCTCATCATCATGGCGGTGATGGCCAACACCATGACCATGACGGCGCGGGAGCGCCTGGCCGAGTACGCCACGCTCAAGGCCCTGGGCTTCTCGCCGGGCTTTGTCGTCAAGCTGCTGTTCGGCGAGAGCCTGATGATCGCGGCCATCGGCGGGGCACTCGGCATCGCCGCCACCTTCCCGCTGGCCAGCGCCTTCCTGTCGCAGACGCAGCAGCTCTTCAAGGTCTTCGCCGTGTCACAAGAGACCATGCTGATCCAGGCCGGGGCGGCCCTGGTCGTGGGCCTGATTGCCGCCGCCTGGCCCGCCTGGAAGATGTCGCGCATCGACATCGTTCAAGGCCTGCGCCACATCGCCTGA
- a CDS encoding ABC transporter permease has translation MRAIPLSYVMRNLWVRRVTTALTAGGMALVVFVFATVLMMSEGINETMVATGQLDNVIVLRKGAGTEINSAISRDQAAAIEALPAVANDSLGRKQLSREVVVLNNLPKRDSGELSNVTVRGTNAVGIGLRPQVRLVRGRMFQPGTSEVIVGSGIVRGFANMEIGHTLHFAGRDWVVVGHFDAQRSGFDSELWADSEQVMQAFHRAVYSTLLYRLSHPGALEATRQAMATDPRLQMDAKLEQRFYAEQSESMSRFIRLLGLSLSVIFSIGAIVGAMITMFAAVASRIGEIGTLRALGFRKEAVLIAFLGESLGLALVGGLVGLGAASLMQMVNISTVNYQTFSEIAFRFRFTPTVAGQTMAFALLMGFLGGFVPAWRAARLSIIECLRQA, from the coding sequence ATGCGCGCCATTCCCCTCTCCTACGTGATGCGCAACCTCTGGGTGCGCCGGGTCACCACCGCGTTGACGGCCGGTGGCATGGCGCTGGTGGTGTTCGTGTTCGCCACCGTGCTGATGATGAGCGAAGGCATCAACGAAACCATGGTGGCCACGGGCCAGCTCGACAACGTCATCGTGCTGCGCAAGGGTGCCGGCACCGAGATCAACTCGGCCATCTCGCGGGATCAGGCCGCCGCCATCGAGGCCTTGCCGGCCGTGGCGAACGACAGCCTCGGGCGCAAGCAGCTCTCGCGCGAGGTGGTGGTGCTCAACAACCTGCCCAAGCGGGACAGCGGCGAGCTCAGCAACGTCACGGTGCGCGGCACCAACGCCGTCGGCATCGGGCTGCGGCCGCAGGTCAGGCTGGTGCGGGGGCGGATGTTCCAGCCCGGCACGTCCGAGGTCATCGTCGGCTCGGGCATCGTGCGCGGTTTTGCCAACATGGAAATCGGCCACACGCTGCACTTCGCCGGCCGGGACTGGGTGGTGGTCGGGCACTTCGATGCACAGCGCAGCGGCTTCGACTCCGAACTCTGGGCCGACAGTGAGCAGGTGATGCAGGCCTTTCACCGCGCGGTGTACTCGACCCTGCTCTACCGCCTGAGCCACCCGGGTGCGCTCGAGGCCACACGCCAGGCCATGGCCACCGACCCCCGGCTGCAGATGGACGCCAAACTGGAGCAGCGCTTCTACGCCGAGCAATCCGAATCCATGTCACGCTTCATCCGGCTGCTGGGCCTGTCGCTGTCGGTCATCTTCTCGATCGGCGCCATCGTGGGCGCCATGATCACCATGTTCGCGGCGGTGGCCTCGCGCATCGGCGAGATCGGCACCCTGCGTGCACTGGGCTTCCGCAAAGAGGCCGTGCTGATCGCCTTTCTGGGCGAATCGCTCGGGCTGGCCCTGGTGGGCGGGCTGGTGGGACTGGGCGCGGCCTCGCTGATGCAGATGGTCAACATCTCGACGGTGAACTACCAGACCTTCTCCGAGATCGCCTTCCGCTTCCGGTTCACGCCGACGGTGGCGGGCCAGACCATGGCCTTCGCGCTGCTGATGGGCTTTCTGGGCGGCTTCGTGCCAGCCTGGCGCGCCGCCCGGCTGAGCATCATCGAGTGCCTGCGGCAGGCGTGA
- a CDS encoding alpha/beta hydrolase domain-containing protein — translation MKRALLRSGFLAALLLVAHTLSLSASAEPADDRPVATLTPAMGAPVATSRAALLARHGHTEREWWLSGQARVYDRAGAWDADGRWGVAPRPGSARPYATRLLVRHPADAARFNGIVLVEWLNTTLGFDLDGGWILTRDELLREGYAWVGVSVQAEALPGLRALGGTRYETVNLPGDAHAWDLYADAAHTVRRQATRLLELPAPRPVRLVGLGYSQSAVFLTTWLNAFEPARRLFDGFLLHGAAPAAGPLHGDDSHVYAPRLRADLPVPVMQVQTEMEVAVSWPLSRTPDTPRVRYWEVAGAAHLDADVHAQTHAVATPAWRADEPRCLKPLNTLPLRHADAAALHALRRWMTEGVPPPIVPRMARGHIGFLTHDDDGNVVGGLRLPELAVPLAQFGTYGNLPTSWPSVRGLYTCIAGGSTTPLSLQRLQQRHGNRDAWLQALQRSADPLRDAGLLRPADHAATLETARRTAWPR, via the coding sequence ATGAAGCGCGCTCTTCTGCGTTCAGGCTTTCTCGCAGCCCTGCTTCTGGTGGCTCACACCCTGAGCCTCTCGGCATCGGCCGAGCCAGCGGACGACCGCCCCGTTGCCACCCTCACCCCGGCCATGGGCGCCCCGGTCGCCACCTCGCGCGCGGCGCTGCTGGCGCGGCACGGCCACACCGAGCGGGAATGGTGGTTGAGCGGCCAGGCACGCGTCTACGACCGTGCCGGCGCCTGGGACGCCGATGGGCGCTGGGGCGTGGCGCCGCGCCCGGGCAGCGCCCGCCCCTATGCCACGCGTCTGCTGGTACGCCACCCGGCCGACGCGGCCCGCTTCAACGGCATCGTGCTGGTGGAGTGGCTCAACACCACGCTGGGCTTCGACCTCGATGGCGGCTGGATCCTGACCCGCGACGAGCTGCTGCGCGAAGGTTATGCCTGGGTCGGCGTCAGCGTGCAGGCCGAGGCGCTGCCAGGCCTGCGCGCGCTGGGCGGCACGCGCTATGAGACCGTGAACCTGCCCGGCGACGCACACGCCTGGGATCTCTACGCCGACGCGGCCCACACCGTGCGCCGCCAGGCCACGCGCCTGCTGGAGCTGCCCGCCCCCCGGCCCGTCCGGCTGGTCGGACTGGGCTACTCGCAGTCGGCCGTGTTCCTGACCACCTGGCTCAACGCTTTCGAGCCCGCACGCCGCCTGTTCGACGGCTTTCTGCTGCACGGCGCCGCACCGGCCGCCGGCCCGCTCCATGGCGACGACAGCCATGTCTACGCACCCCGCCTGCGCGCCGACCTGCCCGTGCCCGTCATGCAGGTGCAGACCGAGATGGAAGTGGCGGTGAGCTGGCCGCTTTCGCGCACGCCCGACACGCCCCGCGTGCGCTACTGGGAAGTGGCCGGCGCCGCCCACCTCGATGCTGACGTGCACGCACAGACCCACGCCGTGGCCACACCCGCCTGGCGCGCCGATGAGCCCCGCTGCCTGAAGCCGCTCAACACCCTGCCGCTGCGCCATGCCGATGCCGCCGCCTTGCACGCCCTGCGTCGCTGGATGACCGAAGGCGTGCCCCCGCCCATCGTGCCGCGCATGGCCCGTGGCCACATCGGCTTTCTCACGCACGATGACGATGGCAACGTGGTCGGCGGCCTGCGCCTGCCGGAACTCGCGGTGCCGCTGGCGCAGTTCGGCACGTACGGCAACCTCCCCACCAGCTGGCCCAGCGTGCGCGGGCTGTACACCTGCATCGCCGGTGGCAGCACCACACCGCTGTCGCTGCAGCGCCTGCAGCAACGCCACGGCAACCGCGACGCCTGGCTGCAGGCCTTGCAGCGCTCGGCCGACCCGTTGCGGGACGCCGGGCTGCTGCGCCCGGCCGACCACGCCGCTACGCTGGAGACAGCGCGCCGGACGGCCTGGCCCCGTTGA
- a CDS encoding acyltransferase yields the protein MARFSSSLLRHVRLQAGTQAPPQRLTGSDLFNGHVGIPVMLVYPQGFDIVRAERALREVLRGYPVITGRLRKGSDGHSFIDCNDAGIDFRVHACAGPLPAYGIDRPMGRDLRRYFKPFLPWRIVGRDVPLLQVDVWRFEDGGIVLSCYGTHSVFDGISFWQFMSDWSAACRGEAVPLRAFDRKVLTDIVADRPVPQEAGLLYDPSMPERIGLFARLGWQALQLRKAVLRVPASLVHRWKDEARAAGDATAGVSSSDLVAAFCLQQLSPLMPPQHERSVGVVLDLRARRRLRIPRDYFGNALGYGEGRSTTQEVATLSLPELALRCRPTAAQVAHDALFDLLALLDHHRAQKSVWRLFMRPAGETLRAGFILNNCVNFPMYRIDLGQGGPAWYDICGVAFRMLMVVSTPEEDGGLDLHLSARPAEIEAVRRAIAAQGAVPEPPAGLNGARPSGALSPA from the coding sequence ATGGCCCGGTTCTCGTCGTCCCTCTTGCGCCATGTTCGACTGCAGGCCGGCACCCAGGCGCCGCCACAGCGCCTGACCGGATCCGACCTGTTCAACGGGCACGTCGGCATCCCGGTCATGCTGGTCTATCCGCAGGGCTTCGACATCGTGCGGGCCGAGCGGGCCCTGCGCGAGGTGCTGCGCGGCTATCCGGTCATCACGGGTCGGCTTCGCAAGGGCAGCGACGGCCATTCCTTCATCGACTGCAACGATGCGGGCATCGATTTTCGTGTGCATGCCTGTGCCGGGCCGCTGCCTGCCTACGGCATCGACCGCCCGATGGGCCGCGACCTGCGCCGCTACTTCAAGCCGTTTCTGCCCTGGCGCATCGTGGGGCGCGATGTGCCCCTGCTGCAGGTCGATGTCTGGCGCTTCGAGGATGGCGGCATCGTGCTGTCGTGCTACGGCACGCACTCGGTGTTCGACGGCATCAGCTTCTGGCAGTTCATGAGCGACTGGTCTGCCGCGTGCCGCGGAGAGGCTGTGCCCCTGCGTGCGTTCGATCGGAAGGTTCTGACGGACATCGTGGCCGATCGGCCGGTGCCGCAGGAAGCGGGGCTGCTGTACGACCCGAGCATGCCCGAGCGCATCGGCCTGTTCGCTCGCCTGGGCTGGCAGGCCTTGCAGTTGCGCAAGGCGGTGCTGCGTGTGCCGGCCTCGCTGGTGCACCGTTGGAAGGACGAAGCCCGTGCGGCGGGCGATGCCACGGCGGGTGTCAGTTCGAGCGACCTGGTGGCGGCCTTCTGCCTTCAACAGCTTTCACCGCTGATGCCGCCCCAGCATGAACGCAGCGTGGGGGTCGTGCTCGATCTGCGCGCAAGACGGCGCCTCCGCATCCCGCGCGATTACTTCGGCAATGCGCTGGGCTACGGCGAAGGGCGCAGCACGACCCAGGAGGTGGCGACGCTGAGCCTGCCTGAACTGGCCCTGCGATGCCGGCCCACGGCGGCCCAAGTGGCCCACGACGCGCTGTTCGACCTGCTGGCGCTGCTGGATCACCACCGGGCGCAGAAGTCGGTGTGGCGCCTGTTCATGCGGCCGGCAGGCGAGACGCTGCGCGCCGGCTTCATTCTCAACAACTGCGTCAACTTCCCCATGTACCGCATCGACCTGGGCCAGGGCGGCCCGGCCTGGTACGACATCTGCGGCGTGGCCTTCCGCATGCTGATGGTGGTGTCGACGCCGGAAGAAGATGGCGGGCTGGACCTGCACCTCAGTGCCCGCCCTGCCGAGATCGAGGCCGTGCGCCGTGCCATTGCCGCCCAGGGCGCGGTGCCCGAGCCGCCAGCCGGACTCAACGGGGCCAGGCCGTCCGGCGCGCTGTCTCCAGCGTAG
- a CDS encoding methyltransferase family protein, producing MDSLRPLIFVWPEGLLIWTVMAWALTMEWRQLQRKKAFSGGHDGDDRYSGLVISVGASALQVLAVLAAWHAPTVLHDEGRLMAYYGGVAVIVAGMLLRMHCWAALGRFFTHTVTVQSDHQVVDVGAYRYLRHPSYLGALMTLGGFGLMLGNLLSLGVMLLGSWAIYLYRIHVEEAALEAALGDSYRRFKQTRKRLIPFVY from the coding sequence ATGGATTCCCTTCGCCCCCTGATCTTCGTGTGGCCGGAAGGCCTGCTCATCTGGACCGTCATGGCCTGGGCCCTGACGATGGAGTGGCGTCAGCTGCAGCGCAAGAAGGCCTTCTCGGGCGGGCACGATGGCGACGACCGCTATTCGGGCCTGGTGATCTCGGTCGGGGCCTCGGCGCTCCAGGTGCTGGCCGTGCTGGCGGCCTGGCACGCGCCCACGGTGCTTCACGATGAGGGACGGCTGATGGCCTATTACGGTGGCGTGGCCGTCATCGTGGCCGGCATGCTGTTGCGCATGCATTGCTGGGCGGCGCTGGGTCGCTTCTTCACCCACACGGTCACGGTGCAGTCCGATCACCAGGTGGTCGATGTGGGGGCGTACCGCTACCTGCGCCACCCTTCCTACCTGGGCGCGCTGATGACCCTGGGCGGCTTCGGCCTGATGCTGGGCAACCTGCTCAGCCTCGGCGTGATGCTGCTCGGCTCGTGGGCGATCTACCTCTACCGCATCCATGTCGAAGAGGCCGCGCTGGAAGCCGCGCTGGGCGACAGCTATCGCCGCTTCAAGCAGACCCGCAAGCGTCTCATCCCCTTTGTCTATTGA
- a CDS encoding thioredoxin family protein produces MALTTPIADIGWPAAPFRLLGVDSHYHSLKQLMGRRGTVVAFICNHCPYVQAMMPRLIRDARELATIGVNVIAINPNDADAYPEDSFAAMKQQAKAWDLPFHYLHDETQAVARAYGAVCTPDFFGFDAEMRLQYRGRLDAGRNEPVEEDTPRELFDAMRLVAHLGYGPGEQEASIGCSIKWREPQEAAERGLIQSAT; encoded by the coding sequence ATGGCCCTGACCACTCCGATTGCCGACATCGGCTGGCCTGCCGCCCCGTTCCGCCTGCTGGGCGTGGACAGCCATTACCACTCGTTGAAGCAGTTGATGGGACGCCGCGGCACCGTGGTGGCCTTCATCTGCAACCATTGCCCGTACGTGCAGGCCATGATGCCGCGCCTGATTCGCGACGCCCGCGAACTGGCCACCATCGGCGTGAACGTGATTGCCATCAACCCGAACGATGCCGACGCCTACCCCGAGGACAGCTTCGCCGCGATGAAGCAGCAGGCCAAGGCGTGGGATCTGCCGTTCCATTACCTGCATGACGAGACGCAAGCGGTGGCCCGCGCGTATGGGGCCGTCTGCACGCCCGATTTCTTCGGTTTCGATGCGGAGATGCGACTGCAGTACCGCGGCCGTCTGGATGCCGGCCGTAATGAGCCGGTGGAGGAGGACACGCCGCGTGAACTGTTCGATGCCATGCGGCTTGTCGCGCACCTGGGCTACGGACCGGGGGAGCAGGAGGCGAGCATCGGCTGCAGCATCAAGTGGCGTGAACCGCAGGAGGCGGCCGAGCGCGGGCTGATCCAGAGCGCCACCTGA
- a CDS encoding phosphoribulokinase — translation MSERHPIIAITGSSGAGTTSVTRTFEAIFRREGVKAALIEGDSFHRFDRSEMRARQAEAEGSGNGHFSHFGPETNLFAELEQLFRSYSETGSGKTRHYLHDPVEAAPYGQEPGTFTPWEDLQPGTDLLFYEGLHGAVVTPEVNIARYPDLLIGVVPVINLEWIQKLWRDKHVRGYSAEAVTDTILRRMPDYVNYICPQFTHTHVNFQRVPVVDTSNPFIARDIPTADESLCVIRFANPKGIDFPYLLNMINDSFMSRANTIVVPGGKMALAMQLIFTPFIWRMMERRQRALAGY, via the coding sequence ATGTCCGAACGACATCCCATCATTGCCATCACCGGCTCCTCGGGTGCCGGCACCACCTCGGTGACGCGCACGTTCGAAGCCATCTTCCGCCGCGAGGGCGTGAAGGCCGCGCTCATCGAAGGCGACAGCTTTCATCGCTTCGACCGCAGCGAAATGCGCGCACGCCAGGCCGAAGCCGAGGGCTCGGGCAACGGGCACTTCAGCCACTTCGGCCCGGAGACCAATCTGTTTGCAGAGCTGGAGCAGCTGTTTCGGAGCTATTCCGAAACCGGCTCGGGCAAGACGCGCCACTATCTGCACGACCCCGTGGAGGCCGCGCCCTACGGGCAGGAGCCCGGCACCTTCACGCCGTGGGAGGACCTGCAGCCCGGCACCGACCTGCTGTTCTATGAAGGCCTGCATGGCGCCGTGGTCACGCCCGAGGTGAACATCGCGCGCTACCCCGACCTGCTGATCGGCGTGGTGCCGGTGATCAACCTCGAGTGGATCCAGAAGCTGTGGCGCGACAAGCATGTGCGCGGTTACTCGGCCGAGGCCGTGACCGACACCATCCTGCGCCGCATGCCGGACTATGTGAACTACATCTGCCCACAGTTCACGCACACGCACGTGAACTTCCAGCGTGTGCCCGTGGTGGACACCTCCAACCCCTTCATCGCACGCGACATTCCCACCGCCGACGAGAGCCTCTGCGTGATCCGGTTTGCCAACCCGAAGGGCATCGACTTCCCGTATCTGCTCAACATGATCAACGACTCCTTCATGTCGCGCGCCAACACGATCGTGGTGCCGGGCGGCAAGATGGCGCTGGCCATGCAGCTCATCTTCACCCCCTTCATCTGGCGCATGATGGAGCGGCGCCAGCGAGCGCTGGCGGGGTACTGA
- a CDS encoding class 1 fructose-bisphosphatase, translating to MSLTHPLTLTQYLIEQRRRFPGASGALNALILDVALACKAIARTVAFGRLAPGLDQVGGQRNVQGEVQQPLDVLSNEVFLRRTEWAGHLAGMASEEMAEPYQIPQAWPRGKYLLVFDPLDGSSNIDVNLTVGSIFSILRAPAGVTAGERDVDEADFLQPGAAQVAAGYALYGPSTMFILSVGNGVVGFTLDPNLGEFMLTHPQLQVPEHTREFAINASNSRFWEPPVKRYVDECLAGAAGARGSDFNMRWIASMVAEAHRILMRGGVFLYPRDTRDASRPGRLRLLYEANPIGFIIEQAGGRASTGRHPLLGVRPTALHQRIGLVFGSRAEVERIERYHHEPVSRSDLNPLFTERSLFRD from the coding sequence ATGTCGCTGACCCATCCCCTGACCCTGACGCAATACCTGATCGAGCAGCGCCGACGCTTTCCGGGCGCCAGCGGCGCGCTGAATGCGCTCATCCTCGATGTCGCCCTGGCCTGCAAGGCCATCGCCCGCACGGTGGCATTCGGCCGCCTGGCACCCGGCCTCGATCAGGTGGGCGGGCAACGCAACGTGCAAGGTGAAGTGCAGCAGCCGCTCGACGTGCTGAGCAACGAGGTCTTTCTGCGCCGCACCGAGTGGGCCGGGCACCTGGCCGGCATGGCCTCCGAAGAGATGGCCGAGCCCTATCAGATCCCGCAGGCCTGGCCGCGTGGCAAGTACCTGCTGGTGTTCGATCCGCTTGATGGCTCCAGCAACATCGACGTCAATCTCACGGTGGGCAGCATCTTCTCCATCCTGCGCGCGCCGGCGGGCGTGACGGCCGGCGAGCGCGATGTGGACGAGGCCGACTTCCTGCAACCCGGCGCCGCACAGGTGGCCGCGGGCTATGCGCTCTACGGCCCGAGCACCATGTTCATCCTGAGTGTGGGCAACGGGGTGGTGGGATTCACGCTCGATCCCAACCTGGGCGAATTCATGCTCACGCACCCGCAGTTGCAGGTGCCTGAGCACACGCGCGAGTTCGCCATCAACGCGTCCAACAGCCGTTTCTGGGAGCCACCCGTCAAGCGCTATGTGGACGAGTGCCTGGCCGGGGCGGCGGGCGCGCGCGGCTCGGACTTCAACATGCGTTGGATCGCATCGATGGTGGCCGAAGCCCACCGCATCCTCATGCGGGGCGGCGTCTTTCTCTACCCGCGTGACACGCGCGATGCCAGCCGCCCCGGGCGCCTTCGGCTGCTGTACGAGGCCAACCCCATCGGTTTCATCATCGAGCAGGCCGGTGGGCGGGCGTCGACCGGGCGGCATCCTCTGCTGGGCGTGCGGCCCACGGCGCTGCACCAGCGCATCGGGCTGGTGTTCGGCTCGCGCGCCGAGGTGGAGCGCATCGAGCGCTATCACCACGAGCCGGTCAGCCGCAGCGACCTGAACCCGCTGTTCACCGAGCGCAGCCTGTTCCGCGACTGA
- the cbbX gene encoding CbbX protein, with amino-acid sequence MHATSLSPRPGSAGAEAAAAHAPPGPAPRTVHEVLAATQVESVLDELDTELVGLQPVKQKVRELAALLVIDRLRAAHGLGTGTPSLHMCFTGNPGTGKTTVAQRMATILHRLGHVRTGHLVSVTRDDLVGQYIGHTAPKTKEVLKRAMGGVLFIDEAYYLYRPENERDYGAEAIEILLQVMENHRDDLVVILAGYPDRMQTFFQSNPGLSSRIAHHIDFPDYDPSDLLQIADRMLEAQRYRFGPGAREAFAHYVSLRREQPHFANARSVRNALERARLRQAGRLFAERHAVLDEAALATLTVADFAASRVFRLATTESETLPGASPCR; translated from the coding sequence ATGCATGCCACGTCGTTGTCACCCCGGCCTGGCTCGGCGGGCGCAGAGGCTGCGGCTGCGCATGCCCCGCCCGGCCCTGCTCCACGGACCGTGCACGAGGTGCTGGCTGCCACGCAGGTGGAATCGGTGCTGGACGAGCTGGACACCGAGCTGGTGGGTCTGCAGCCCGTGAAGCAGAAGGTGCGCGAGCTGGCTGCGCTGCTGGTGATCGACCGGCTGCGGGCCGCGCACGGCCTGGGCACAGGCACGCCCAGCCTGCACATGTGCTTCACCGGCAACCCGGGCACGGGCAAGACCACGGTGGCGCAACGCATGGCCACCATCCTGCACCGGCTGGGGCACGTGCGCACGGGCCATCTGGTGTCGGTCACGCGTGACGACCTGGTGGGCCAGTACATCGGCCACACGGCGCCCAAGACGAAAGAGGTGCTCAAGCGCGCCATGGGCGGCGTGCTCTTCATTGACGAGGCGTACTACCTCTATCGACCGGAAAACGAGCGCGACTACGGTGCCGAGGCCATCGAGATCCTGCTGCAGGTGATGGAAAACCACCGCGATGACCTGGTGGTGATCCTGGCGGGCTACCCCGATCGCATGCAGACCTTCTTCCAGTCCAACCCGGGGCTGAGCAGCCGCATCGCCCATCACATCGACTTCCCGGACTACGACCCGTCCGACCTGCTGCAGATTGCCGATCGCATGCTGGAGGCGCAGCGCTATCGATTCGGTCCGGGTGCGCGCGAGGCATTCGCTCATTACGTGAGCCTGCGGCGCGAGCAGCCCCACTTTGCCAACGCACGCAGCGTGCGCAATGCGCTGGAGCGCGCACGTCTGCGCCAGGCCGGCCGCCTGTTTGCCGAACGCCATGCGGTGCTGGACGAAGCCGCACTGGCCACCCTCACCGTCGCCGACTTTGCCGCCAGCCGGGTGTTCCGGCTGGCCACCACCGAATCCGAAACCCTCCCTGGAGCGTCACCATGTCGCTGA
- a CDS encoding ribulose bisphosphate carboxylase small subunit, with protein sequence MMTNPTGRLTQGQFSFLPDLSHDEIRLQIQWGLRQGHAWSVEYTDDPHPRNTYWEMFGMPMFDLEDAAGVMQVLGECRATFPQHYIRLVAFNATRGIESITMSFIVQRPASEAGFGLVRTEGAGRTVHYTVRGYEAERPEGERYGAGAPS encoded by the coding sequence ATGATGACCAACCCGACCGGCCGGCTCACCCAGGGCCAGTTCAGCTTCCTGCCCGACCTGAGCCACGACGAGATCCGCCTGCAGATCCAGTGGGGCCTGCGCCAGGGCCACGCGTGGAGCGTGGAATACACCGACGACCCGCACCCGCGCAACACCTACTGGGAAATGTTCGGCATGCCGATGTTCGACCTGGAGGACGCGGCCGGCGTGATGCAGGTGCTGGGTGAATGCCGCGCGACCTTTCCCCAGCACTACATCCGGCTGGTGGCCTTCAACGCCACACGCGGCATCGAGTCCATCACGATGAGCTTCATCGTGCAGCGGCCCGCATCCGAAGCGGGCTTCGGGCTGGTGCGCACCGAGGGCGCGGGCCGGACGGTGCACTACACGGTGCGTGGCTACGAGGCCGAGCGGCCCGAGGGTGAGCGTTACGGAGCCGGAGCCCCCTCATGA